The proteins below are encoded in one region of Corallococcus silvisoli:
- a CDS encoding iron ABC transporter ATP-binding protein, with protein MIEARNVSRRYGDTLVVDDVTLRIPESGVTSIIGPNGAGKSTLLSMISRLLPLSSGTVLVDDLDVARTPGDALARKLAILRQDNPITARLTVRDLVTFGRYPHSKGRPTVEDRAFVEGALHHLGLEPIAHRFLDELSGGQRQRAFVAMVLCQDTHYVLLDEPLNSLDMKHAVSMMKELRRAADTLGKSVVLVLHDLNYASCYSDHVIAMRDGKVAFQGTPDELMRSDVLRRIYDLDIDIHRLDGKLIAVHYR; from the coding sequence ATGATCGAAGCCCGGAATGTCTCCCGCCGTTACGGCGACACCCTGGTGGTGGACGACGTCACGCTGCGCATCCCCGAGAGTGGCGTCACGTCCATCATCGGCCCCAACGGCGCCGGCAAGTCCACGCTGCTGTCGATGATCAGCCGCCTGTTGCCCCTGTCCTCCGGCACCGTGCTCGTGGACGACCTGGACGTGGCCCGGACGCCCGGCGACGCGCTGGCGCGCAAGCTGGCCATCCTGCGCCAGGACAACCCCATCACCGCGCGGCTCACGGTGCGCGACCTGGTGACGTTTGGCCGCTACCCACACTCCAAGGGGCGCCCCACGGTGGAGGACCGCGCCTTCGTGGAGGGGGCGCTCCACCACCTGGGCCTGGAGCCCATCGCCCACCGCTTCCTGGACGAGCTGTCCGGCGGCCAGCGCCAGCGCGCCTTCGTGGCGATGGTGCTGTGCCAGGACACGCACTACGTCCTCCTGGATGAACCGCTCAACAGCCTGGACATGAAGCACGCGGTGTCCATGATGAAGGAGCTGCGGCGCGCGGCGGACACGCTGGGCAAGAGCGTCGTGCTGGTGCTGCACGACCTCAACTACGCCTCCTGCTACTCCGACCACGTCATCGCGATGCGCGACGGCAAGGTCGCCTTCCAGGGGACCCCCGACGAGCTGATGCGCTCGGATGTGCTGCGGCGCATCTACGACCTGGACATCGACATCCACCGGCTCGACGGGAAGCTCATCGCCGTCCACTACCGCTGA
- a CDS encoding ABC transporter permease, which produces MSTRSPDSPPHLEAEGFARSEPAPSPAVRSRAPGATAGGALPLLAVAGLAVLVLAGVSLLIGVSHVSWDALLAPQENHRAVQVLVISRVPRTLALVLAGMSLAVAGLIMQMLARNRFVEPFTAGTAESASLGLLAVTIFAPGLPILARTAVAAGFSMAGTALFLLILRRIPLRSALVVPIVGLVLGAIFDATTTFFAYRFSLLQSLMSWTTGDFSSVLRGRYELLWGAFVLTVVAYVVADRFTVAGMGEAFTTNLGLSHPRILALGLAIVAMVTAVVVATVGMIPFIGLIVPNLVSLIVGDNARRSIPWVAVMGAGFVLVCDIAGRVVRQPYEIPVGTVAGVVGSLLFLHLLLRRDARVG; this is translated from the coding sequence ATGTCTACGCGAAGCCCCGACAGCCCACCGCACCTTGAGGCGGAGGGCTTCGCGAGGAGCGAGCCCGCCCCGTCCCCCGCGGTCCGCTCGCGAGCCCCGGGTGCGACAGCGGGAGGCGCCCTGCCGCTGCTCGCCGTTGCGGGGCTCGCGGTGCTGGTGCTCGCGGGCGTGAGCCTGCTGATTGGCGTGAGCCACGTGTCCTGGGACGCGCTCCTGGCGCCGCAAGAGAACCACCGCGCCGTGCAGGTGCTGGTCATCAGCCGCGTCCCGCGCACCCTGGCGCTGGTGCTCGCGGGCATGTCGCTGGCGGTGGCGGGCCTCATCATGCAGATGCTCGCGCGCAACCGCTTCGTGGAGCCCTTCACCGCGGGCACGGCGGAGTCCGCGAGCCTGGGCCTGCTGGCCGTCACGATCTTCGCGCCCGGCCTGCCCATCCTCGCCCGGACGGCGGTCGCCGCCGGCTTCTCCATGGCGGGCACCGCGCTGTTCCTGCTCATCCTGCGGCGGATCCCGCTCCGCTCGGCGCTGGTCGTGCCCATCGTCGGGCTGGTGTTGGGGGCCATCTTCGACGCGACGACGACGTTCTTCGCCTACCGCTTCTCGCTGCTCCAGTCGCTGATGTCCTGGACCACGGGTGACTTCTCCAGCGTGCTGCGCGGCCGGTACGAGCTGCTCTGGGGCGCCTTCGTCCTCACGGTCGTCGCGTACGTCGTCGCGGACCGCTTCACGGTCGCCGGCATGGGCGAGGCCTTCACCACCAACCTGGGCCTGAGCCACCCACGCATCCTCGCGCTGGGGCTGGCCATCGTCGCGATGGTCACCGCCGTGGTGGTGGCGACCGTGGGCATGATTCCCTTCATCGGGCTCATCGTGCCGAACCTCGTCAGCCTCATCGTGGGGGACAACGCGCGCCGCTCCATCCCGTGGGTGGCGGTGATGGGCGCGGGCTTCGTCCTCGTGTGCGACATCGCCGGGCGCGTGGTGCGCCAGCCCTATGAGATTCCCGTGGGCACGGTGGCGGGCGTGGTGGGCAGCCTGTTGTTCCTCCACCTGCTGCTGCGGAGGGACGCCCGTGTGGGCTAG
- a CDS encoding dihydrofolate reductase family protein, which translates to MRRIVMFNQLSADGAFAAPDGSLDWVVADAELERESVESLSSFDTMLFGRRTYEMFESFWPNAVDAASTSPDPHVEGRRSEGVRAMGVWINASAKLVFSTTRKAVTWNNSRLLPSFDPREVEALKRQPGRDLMLFGSASLVSQLSEHGLIDEYQFAISPRLLGSGRPLLGSVPLRLPLKLLEAKAYPSGLVMLRYAKADSASHE; encoded by the coding sequence ATGCGGCGAATCGTGATGTTCAACCAGCTGTCGGCGGACGGCGCCTTCGCGGCCCCGGACGGAAGCCTGGATTGGGTCGTGGCGGACGCGGAGCTTGAACGGGAGTCCGTCGAGTCCTTGTCGAGCTTCGACACGATGCTCTTCGGACGCCGGACCTACGAGATGTTCGAGTCGTTCTGGCCAAACGCCGTCGACGCCGCCAGCACCTCGCCGGACCCGCACGTCGAGGGACGCAGGAGCGAAGGGGTCCGCGCCATGGGCGTGTGGATCAACGCGTCAGCGAAACTGGTGTTCTCCACGACGCGCAAGGCCGTCACCTGGAACAACTCCCGCCTCCTGCCCTCCTTCGACCCGAGAGAGGTGGAGGCGCTGAAGCGGCAGCCGGGAAGGGACCTGATGCTCTTCGGCAGCGCTTCGCTCGTGTCACAGCTGTCGGAGCACGGGCTGATTGACGAATACCAATTCGCCATCAGCCCGCGGCTCTTGGGCAGTGGCCGTCCGCTGCTCGGGAGCGTGCCCCTGCGCCTCCCGCTGAAGCTGCTGGAGGCCAAGGCGTACCCGTCTGGCCTTGTCATGCTCCGCTACGCGAAGGCGGACTCCGCCTCCCACGAGTGA
- a CDS encoding iron chelate uptake ABC transporter family permease subunit: MWASALRAEGHERRLLLLGGLATLCVIVFMTVDAGGRWDFVLPFRGRKVATVLLVGYAIAVSTVLFQTVTENRVLTPAIMGFDTLYVLLQTCLLFFLGSRTVASLDPRLLFAVEVVVMVFFSGVLHRWLFWGGRRSIHLLLLTGVVMGVLFRSLSTFLQRVIAPAEFAFLEDRFFASFNNPDPDLLLVSAVMTVGVSLLGLRLLRTCDVLSLGRDLAINLGVDHRRAVSLLLVVVAVLVSVSTALVGPVTFFGLLVANLAHGLVRSHRHSHVLPAAIFLAVVGLLGGQLVLERIFSFGANLRVIIEFLGGLMFIALLMRGALR, encoded by the coding sequence GTGTGGGCTAGCGCGCTCCGAGCGGAAGGCCACGAGCGGCGGCTGCTCCTCTTGGGAGGACTGGCCACCCTGTGCGTCATCGTGTTCATGACCGTGGACGCGGGAGGCCGGTGGGACTTCGTGCTGCCGTTCCGCGGGCGCAAGGTCGCGACGGTGCTGCTGGTGGGCTACGCCATCGCGGTCTCCACGGTGCTGTTCCAGACCGTGACGGAGAACCGCGTCCTCACGCCCGCCATCATGGGCTTCGACACGCTCTACGTGTTGCTCCAGACGTGCCTGCTCTTCTTCCTGGGCTCACGCACGGTGGCCTCCCTGGACCCCCGCCTGCTGTTCGCGGTGGAGGTCGTGGTGATGGTGTTCTTCTCCGGCGTGCTGCACCGGTGGCTCTTCTGGGGCGGCAGGCGGAGCATCCACCTGTTGCTGCTCACGGGCGTGGTGATGGGCGTGCTCTTCCGCAGCCTGTCCACCTTCCTCCAGCGGGTCATCGCCCCGGCCGAGTTCGCCTTCCTGGAGGACCGCTTCTTCGCCAGCTTCAACAACCCGGACCCCGACCTGCTCCTCGTGTCCGCGGTGATGACGGTGGGCGTGTCGCTGCTGGGCCTGCGCCTGCTGCGCACCTGCGACGTCCTGAGCCTGGGCCGCGATCTGGCCATCAACCTGGGCGTGGACCACCGCCGGGCGGTGTCACTGCTGCTGGTGGTGGTGGCCGTGCTGGTGTCGGTGTCCACGGCGCTCGTGGGGCCGGTGACCTTCTTCGGCCTGCTGGTGGCGAACCTGGCGCACGGGCTGGTGCGCTCGCACCGTCACAGCCACGTGCTGCCCGCCGCCATCTTCCTCGCGGTGGTGGGCCTGCTGGGGGGCCAGCTCGTGCTGGAGCGCATCTTCTCCTTTGGCGCCAACCTGCGCGTCATCATCGAGTTCCTGGGCGGGCTGATGTTCATCGCCCTGCTCATGCGAGGCGCGCTGCGATGA
- a CDS encoding siderophore ABC transporter substrate-binding protein: MSPSPQRFPLLLAALIGVAAIGLAVYVLRPSEAPAPAGAAPEEAASPGAGAGRPITHAQGSTVVAANLKEVVVFDLAALDTLDALGVEVQGVAGEYFPGQLAKYADAKKYPRFGTLFEPDYEAIHAARPDLVITGGRSSARYAKLSAIAPTIDQLTDDAHYLDTVVGNTERLASVFGKEERARALIESLRQAISDLKQTTAARGRGLIVLTSGGRMSAYGPGSRFGVLHEDFGIPPAAPSLKASLHGEAIGSEFILETNPDWLFVIDRDAAIGEGGGAQRLLDNELVRQTSAWKQGQVVYLDPANTYLIGGGIQSVRRLLEQISDVYAKPRQPTAP, encoded by the coding sequence GTGAGCCCCTCTCCCCAGCGTTTCCCGCTCCTCCTCGCGGCCCTGATTGGCGTCGCGGCCATCGGCCTCGCCGTCTACGTCCTGCGCCCCTCGGAGGCCCCTGCTCCGGCGGGAGCGGCACCTGAGGAGGCGGCGTCCCCCGGCGCTGGAGCGGGCCGCCCCATCACGCACGCGCAGGGCAGCACCGTGGTGGCCGCGAACCTGAAGGAGGTCGTGGTCTTCGACCTCGCCGCGCTGGACACGCTGGATGCGCTGGGGGTGGAGGTGCAGGGGGTGGCCGGCGAGTACTTCCCCGGCCAGCTGGCGAAGTACGCGGACGCGAAGAAGTACCCGCGCTTCGGGACCCTGTTCGAGCCCGACTACGAGGCCATCCACGCGGCCCGGCCGGACCTGGTCATCACCGGCGGCCGCTCCAGCGCCCGGTACGCGAAGCTCTCCGCCATCGCGCCCACCATCGACCAGCTGACGGACGACGCGCACTACCTGGACACGGTGGTGGGCAACACGGAGCGGCTGGCGTCCGTCTTCGGCAAGGAGGAGCGGGCCCGCGCGCTGATTGAATCGCTGCGCCAGGCCATCTCCGACCTGAAGCAGACCACCGCCGCTCGGGGACGGGGGCTCATCGTCCTGACGTCTGGCGGCCGGATGAGCGCTTATGGCCCGGGCTCGCGCTTCGGGGTGCTGCACGAGGACTTCGGCATCCCGCCCGCGGCCCCGTCGCTCAAGGCGTCGCTTCACGGCGAGGCCATTGGCTCGGAGTTCATCCTGGAGACGAACCCGGACTGGCTCTTCGTCATCGACCGGGACGCGGCCATTGGCGAGGGCGGCGGCGCGCAGCGGCTGCTGGACAACGAGCTGGTGCGCCAGACGTCTGCGTGGAAGCAGGGGCAGGTCGTGTACCTGGACCCCGCCAACACCTATCTCATCGGCGGCGGCATCCAGTCCGTGCGGCGCCTGCTGGAGCAGATCTCCGATGTCTACGCGAAGCCCCGACAGCCCACCGCACCTTGA